CGTTATTTCTCCAAGTAAATAAGAGACTATTTCATTGGAAAATGAACAGCTGTAATCGATCGTCATTTATTCATTCCTCCCATCTCCGTTACCATGTGATTTCTTAAGATTTTAAGAGTCTGATGCAGCCGGCTTTTAATCGTGCCAAGTGGTTCCTGTTTCATTTCAGCTATTTCGCGAAGAGTATAGCCCTCCCAATACAGCCATTGAATAAGCTCGATTTGATTGTTTGAAAGATATTGATAAGTTTTTTGTATTTGTTCTCTAAGCAGCTTTCTTGAGACGATTTCAGCAGGATTATTGGATGGATTTCCTGGTATTTGCTCCAATTGCTCCTGTTCGATTGCGACGAAGACATTTTCCCTTTTTTCCTTTCGATGATGGTCAATAGTGATATTTCTTGTAATCGTTAGCAGCCAATTCACAAACTGACCTTTCTCGGGGTTGTAGCCATTCTCAGTGGTCCATATCCGCATAAAGACAGCTTGTACGATGACTTTGGCTTTATCGGGATCCTTCGTCGAATTTAAACTAAAGGAATATACAAGTTTAATATAACGATCATATAATTCTTCTAATGCAGGTCGGTATTTTTCTTTAATTAACTGCATCAATTCTGCATCACTCTTTTTTTGCATAAAAAAGCAAACCCTCCTCGTTTTTTCTCTGATTCCTTTATATTTAAGAGCAACGAACAGAAAAGAAAATCAGTTTTGTATATTATAAACTTTTTAGGATAATGAATGGTGTAAGGTATATGACGGAACAACTCAAAAAGTTCAAATTGGTCTAAAATAGTATAAATTAAAAAAAGCAATTAATCTTTATTGGTTAATTCCTTTTTTTCCAATAAAAGTTCATCATATTGTCCCTTCGTAATAATCTAACAAACATTAATGTTCATAAAGCAGGGGAGTATCGCCTGTGTATATTTAATTAAATAATAACTGCTTCACGGATTCCTGATTTTTTTCACTTTTAAGAAGAATTTTTTTGTATATATTGGACATATAATAAATAAGAGAAGTGCTCCTAACACTTCTCCCCTCAACCTATACCATCAGGGTGATGGTTGGTAAAGTAGGTTATTTGTGCGAACCACCCTTTTGCTAACTGCGTAGGGTGGTTTTCTCGTTTTCTAGTATTTTTTTCCGAAAGAAATGAGCGCTTTTTCTAGTAAAATAATGCCCTATCAATCTTCGACTAATATCGTGCGGTGTGAAGGCACCGGAATTAAAAAAAGGAGCGAAAGTATGCGAGATTATCAATATTATAAAAGTGCATTACAAGGGATTCCTTTGCCGTATGCCTTTTTAGATAGGGATGTCTTGAATGAAAATATTCATGATATTCTTTCCCGCAGTAAAGGAAAATCGATTCGGCTTGCTAGCAAATCGATTCGAAGTATAGGTATTTTGCGTTATATCTTTCAAGCAAGTCCTCAATTTCAAGGCATTATGTGTTATTCACCTTGGGAAGCTATCTACCTCGCAAAGCAAGGGTTTCAGGATTTGCTGCTGGGCTATCCGGTATGGGATACTACTGCAATCGTTGCTGTAACTAGTAAGCTCAAGGAAGATTCCCCTATTACATTCATGGTAGATTGTCTTGATCATGTTAAGCATATTGAAGGAATTGCTGAAAAAGAGGACGTTCTAATCCCTCTTTGTGTTGATCTTGATATGTCTTCTACTATGTTTGGGCTGCACTTTGGAGTACACCGCTCTCCCCTTCGTACAACGGTTCAAGCCTTAGAGGTTTTCAAATACATTGCTTCTTCACGCTATGTGTACCTTGATGGCATTATGGGATACGAGGCTCAAATTGCTGGTCTTGGCGATCGATATCCTTCTCAAACTTTAAAAAATAAGATTGTCCGTTTTTTAAAAGAGCGTTCGATCCATGAGGTTGTGCAAAGACGATCAGACATTGTTAGAGAAGTCCGTTCATTAGGAATTCCTTACCGCTTTATCAATGGAGGTGGAACAGGAAGCCTTCGCACTACAACTTCTGAGGAAGCCGTTACGGAGGTTACCGTTGGTTCAGGATTTTATGCACCAGGCTTGTTTGACAACTATCAGGATTTCCGTTATCAGCCTGCATTAGGATTTGCGATTGAAATTGTACGAATCCCTGCACCTTCCATCTATACTTGCTTAGGAGGAGGCTATGTGGCATCGGGCGCCACAGGAAACGATAAGCTGCCAAAACCCTATCTTCCGCAAGAGGCTACCCTATTAAAAAACGAAGGAGCTGGAGAAGTACAAACTCCTATTATGTATAAAGGGGAGGAATCATTACAACTTGGGGATCCCATATTTATGCGTCACAGTAAAGCAGGAGAATTATGCGAACGGTTTACTCATCTTTTGATCGTTTCAGAGGGCAAGGTTATGGATAAAGTAACCACATATCGGGGGGATGGAGCATGCTTTCTGTAACGGAAGAAAAAGCGAAAGAATGGACCAATTGGTCAGGTTCCGTAAAAAGTTACCCTGCTTCCATTTTGTTTCCAAGCAGTATCCAAGAAGTAGTTGAGATTGTAAAAGCAGCCTCTCAACAAAACAAAAAAATTCGTGTCGTCGGCGCAGGGCATTCCTTTACAAGGCTAGTACAAACAAATGAAATCCTTATTTCATTAGAAAATCTGCATGGAGTAGAAAAGCTAGATAAAGAAAAGGGCCTTGCTGAAGTATGGGCAGGAACGAACCTTAAGGAACTCGGGGAAGCCCTATATGAGCTCGGTGTATCACAAGAAAACCTTGGAGACATCAATTCACAATCTATCGCAGGGGCCATTAGTACAGGAACGCATGGCACGGGTATCGCATTTGGCAGCATTTCTACACAAGTCGCAGCCATTACTGCAGTCAACGCTTCAGGAGAAGTTCTAGATTGTTCAGATGAAGAAAACCCCAACCTATTTAAGGCATTTCAAGTATCCTTAGGGACGCTTGGAATTATCGTTAAAGTAACATTACGAGTCGTTCCAAAGCTCCACCTTTCCTACAAATGCTACCGCACGAAACTAACAGATTGCTTAGAACGTCTTGTTCCATTAAAGCAAGAAAACCGCCACTTTGAATTTTATTGGTTCCCCTATACCGATACAGTACAAGTTAAGCTAATGAATAAAACAAACGAAGCATCATTTAAGAATAATAAGTGGAGTGAATGGAAAAAGCTAGCTCTTGAGAATGGGATATACTGGTTGCTGTCAGAAGTATGCCGCTTACTGCCATCAATGAGTAAAACGATTAGCCGAATCTCGGCAATTGGTGTGCCAAGTATCGAAGAAAGCGGTCCAAGTCATTTGTTATTTGCCACTCCACGTCTCGTTCGTTTCAACGAGATGGAATACAGCATACCTGCAGAACATTTAAGGGCCGCATTGGAAGAAATGAAAAAATGTATCGAAACACATCAATTTGCTGTCCATTTCCCAATTGAATGTCGTTACGTAAAACGAGATGATATTTGGCTAAGTCCAGCAAATGAACGAGACTCTGCTTACATTGCTGTCCATATGTATAAGGGAATGTCTCATGAAGAATATTTTTACCATATCGAAAAAATTCTACAAAAATACGAAGGCCGTCCACACTGGGGAAAAATCCACACAATGACACCTGAACAATTACAAAAAATATACCCAAAATGGAATACCTTCCTTCATATACGAGAAGAACTTGATCCTGCTGGCTTGTTCTTAAATGACTACTTGTGCAGCTTATTGGCGTAATAATGAGCAATGAAAAGAAAAGCTACAATATGTCTCCATTCTTGTTACTTTGGTGTAATTTTTCAAAAATGACACCCATGATAGTGCTTTCATGGACGAACAATATAGAAATCGAAGATAGGAGGCAGTAAATATGTCATTAAAATCTAAGATTCTATACAGTTGGCATGAATTAAGAAAGAACTATCATTTGGAGTTACTTAATAGTTGTCTCGATCATAAAACAAAAGATAAGTTAAAAAGTAAATATGAATATCATAAGAAGAAAGTTAACCAATTAATATCTATTAAAGCATCTTCATAGGTGCTTTTTTGATTTCGTCTTAGGAGAAATGCACGTCCTTTTTGGCGGAAAGTCCTTAGAAATCACTACCTATTAGGAATAGTATTCTCCCAAAACAGACTTCGAAACCCCAGTAACCATCTCGCAAGGCCTGCTATGAAGCAACAAGCTATGGAAAGACCACTCCAAAGCTTCACTTCTACTATATAAAAAATGGTAGTGCTAACCAATGCCTTGGTCCGCACTACCAATCTTAGTATGTTTTTATTATTTGAACCTATTTACTATACTAGGCACCAGAACTCTAAAACAAGTTATCTTGCTGTAACATCCTTTACGGCATTGGAAATACGGTCAACTGCTGCTTTTCCAACAACTTCAACAGTATCAATAACATTTTTTGCTGCATCGCCTGTTGCTTCAACCCCACGTTTTGTCATGTTGCGTCCCCGATCAATGGCATTTTGGTCAGTCATTCGTTAATCCTCCTTAAGAAAGTATCGATTCTAGTTTTAGAAATTGTTATTTTTTTATTCATGCTGAACTTGATAAATTGAAGGATTTCTGACAACGCCTCTTGAATATAAGGAGTAAATTACTATTTTTAAATCTATATGAAAAAAACAATTTTGAGAGGAGCAAGAAATTGAATAACATAGATCAACGTTTACAAGATTTAGGTATCGAATTACAGGAAGCAACTGGACCAATTTACCATTATGTACCAGTAATGATTCATCAAGGTGTAGCTTACATTAGTGGACAAGTACCTAGAATAAATGGAGAAGTTCCTTTTCAAGGTAAAGTAGGTAGAGAGGTTACGATTGAACAAGCTCAGGAACTAGCAGAGATGTGTGTGCTAAAAGGGCTTAGCAGTTTAAAAGCTGCAATTGGCAGCCTTGACAAGGTTGAACAAGTATTAAAAGTAACAGGCTATGTTCAGACTGCACCTGGTTTTTTTGAACCATCAAAAGTTCTTGATGCTGCTTCTGAATTATTATATAAGATTTTTGGCAAGAAAGGACATCATGCTCGTACAGCTGTTGGAGTAGCGGAACTCCCTAGTAATACTCCGATTGAGATTGATTTTATCATTGCAGTAAAACACGAGGATAGAACCAGATGATTTCTTAGAGAGAAGCATGGGGACGGATCTTAATTCTAACTCAACCTTTTCCTATGTAAAAATTTAGGGGTAATATTTCAGTGAGATTGAACTAGGAATAAGTAACTATTTTTCTTTTTATGGTAATGTTAACTTTGAGTTAAAGTGTGTTAAGTGCTTGTTAACACTGAAGATAAACGATCGGGGGATATTAATCTTTCTACTATAAGTGAAAGGGTTCGTTGTCTTTCATTAAGGATGACTCCATACAAAAAGGCGCCTTTTCAAAGAATAGCGCCCGCTTGTTAAATAATATTACTATAGCTTTTTAGCTGGTTTCCACAGTGGTTTCCACAGGGACGGTTCTCATGGTCTTCGGTCTTCGGTCTTTTTAATTATATTTGGGTAAAGTGATCATCGACTTAAACAAGTCTCCATCCACTTGGATGGTGAATTTCCCTTTTTGGATATCGATGAGGCTTTCTGCAATGGACAGTCCTAATCCGCTGCCTTGACTTGTTCTGGATTCGTCGCCTCTTTTAAAGCGCTCCATTAATTCGTCTGCTGAAATATTTAACTCGTACGCTGAAATGTTCTTGAAGGTAAGAAGCACTTCGCTGCCTAAATCCTCGACATCGATGTAGACCCTTGACCCTTTAAGCGCATATTTGAAGATATTGGATAAGACGTTCTCGATGGATCTCCATAGTAATTTCCCATCAGCTGCAACGTATACCTTTTCCTTAGGATAATTGAACTTAAAAGCTAAATCGTAATCTTCTATTTTATCACTGACTTCCCCAAGTCCCTGGGTGATTAAAGAGACAATATCGATACGCTCCAATTGAACCGGAATACTTCCGCTGGAAGCCTTAGCCGCTTCAAATAAATCATCGGTCAGGATTTTTAACCTTTTGGACTTTTGATCCAGTACTTCGACATATTCCTCTGCCTTTAATGGGAGCTTTTCCTTCTTCAATAAATCCACATAGGTGATAATCGAGGTTAAAGGCGTTCTGATATCATGAGATACATTGGTGATGAGCTCCGTTTTTAACCGCTCACTCTTCAGTTCGCTATCAACGGCCTTATTCAACCCATCGGTGATGCTATTGATATTAGCCGCAAGTCTCGCGAACTCTCCTTTCCCCCCCACATCGATGGTATGATGAATATCTCCATCTTTTATCTTCTCTACCCCTTCTTTAATGGCCTGAAATGACTTAACTCTCCTAAAAGCAATCCATGCTGCCAAACCCAAGGTAATCGGGAATATAAAAAACGTTGCCGCAACCACTATTGGATATCCGATCACAATCAATACCGTCTTTACCCCAACACTACCGCTGTCATAAACATTTTTTACAAATTGAAACAGCCTATAGAATATTCGATAAATCAACGTATGCCTGAAAAACGTTCCATTCTTGAAATGCCTCACTAATGATAGAATCAGCACAAACACTGCCACGGAAACCGGAATCGTGATGGGGATGACCAATATATCGATATTTGGAGAAGATACATCCTCCAAAAGTGCAACCCAACTGAATATGAGTCCCATACCAAGCAAGAAATTCAGATCAACATATAATTTATCGACTGCATGCATGCGCAGCTCTTCATCCTTAAATGAATTTCTTCCAATCACAAGCAGCAGATAAACAAACGAAAGGATAAATCCTGCTAAGAACGCTAATAATCTATAAAAAATACCCTTAATAATGACTTTATTTTCTTTCCATTCTTCTATTTGTTCATCTAAAAATCCCTTTGTAAAAGCAATCGCTACAACATCGCTTTCCGGATTCAACTCATCTATTCTATCTGTAATCCAATTGAACCGTTCATTCTCTCTTATTTCTTTTGGATATATGTCTCTCTTATATTCCTCAAACATCATATAGGTAGGAAACGTTTTAAACCTTTCTCGTTCTGTCGTTGTATTTGTATACTCGTTCACACCATCACTCGCATAATACATTGGCGCCTTAACCTCTTCTAGGTTCTGCACTAGTAAATGGTATTCCCTTAAATCAACTTTTATCAGCCTATCCCTTGCCCGCGCGATCTGATCGGCATATTCGGTTTTAAACTTTTCATAGTTTTCCGCTTCACTAATATTGGGATTATAACTTTTGGATTGAGACAAAAAATCTAAATAAAAGGGATCCACTTCGCCTCTTAATTCTTCCTCCGTTATACTCCCGCCCTTTAAAATATGTTCTTCACTCTTATACTCCCCAAGCAGTCTCGTTAGATTGCTAACAATACTCTCCGTTTCCCGCACATATGCCTGGCTTAAAAAGTAGTTTTCTTCAAAAACGATACCAAGATCGCCATCATTTACTTCCTCAACATCAACAAATGCTTTGACGATGCCTGCAAAACAAGTAATCATCACCATAAAAACGATAATTTTTGTTGTAATCGAGTGACTATATTTTTTCAACTTTATATCCAACTCCCCACACCACCTTCAAATATTTTGGCTCTTTCGGATTGATTTCTATTTTCTCTCTAATTTTTCTGATATGTACGGTCACCGTATTTTCCGGACTAAAAGCCGCTTCATTCCATACCTTCTCATAAATCTCCTCGATGGAGAAAACCCTTCCGGCGTTTGCAGTCAGTAGCTTTACAATCTTATATTGTACCGGCGTCAGATGGACAATCTCTCCATCGACAGTGATGGTTTTACTTTCATCATCGATGATGAGTCCCCCCGTTCGATAGACATTTGTCTTGGTTTCAAGCCCTCCAAAAGATGTATACCTTCTCAGCTGTGACTTAACTCTTGCGATGAGCTCTAATGGATTAAACGGCTTGGTGATATAGTCATCTGCTCCAATATTTAATCCTAAAATTTTATCGTAATCCTCGGATTTAGCAGAAAGCATGATCACTGGTATTTTATTATCTTCTCTAATCTTCATCGTCGCTCGAATTCCATCCATCCTTGGCATCATGATATCCATGATAATAAGATGAATCTCCTGATAATCGATGATTTCGATAGCCTCAATGCCATCAAACGCCTTAAATACTTGATAACCTTCATTTTCCAAGTAAATTCCAATCGCATCCACAATTGCCTTATCATCATCACAAACCAATATGTTCATGAATCATATCTCCCCTTTTTTGCTACTAAATTCATCATACCCATCAAATCTTAACAAACTCTATATGTAAATCTTAAGATTTTCTTAGCATTTACGCCAGGGGACGTGGGGACGGTTCTCATGGTCACTTGAAATCAAATGACGAACCGTCCCCAAGGTCTCCTAACCGGTCTCCATCATGGTCCAATTGAGACCAAAAGAACCGTCCCCACGGTCTCACCCAGTGGTATAATAGTTGTAAAAAGGAAAATCTTTGCAGGGTTTTGTGAGTTTTTTGTTGAATTTTATTACAGCAGGACAGCCAAGAAGGAGATTATGAGAAGTGAATGGACAAAGCATTTCTGATTTTAAAGTTTTAGTATCGAATCTATTAAAAGCACGGTTTCCCTATTTATATATTTCAACATGGGAAGAGGAACGAGCAGTTGACGTTATTCAGTCGGTGGTCACCGACGAAAGTCTGATAAAGACAACACGGAAAGTATTTACGTGGAGTGTAACAAAAGGGTTGTCCGAAAATGGGCAGAAAGGGAAAGAAGAAACAAAGGCCCCACTCAAAGCACTCGACTTTGTCGAAAATTATCATGAGCCTGCCATTTTCATCCTAAAGGATTTTCATGTGTACTTTGGTGCAAATGGACGGCCGGCGGATAATCAATTGATAAGAAAAATTCGGGACCTCTTACCGACATTAAAACAAAGCCCCAGCCCTAAGAATGTGATTTTTGTCAGCCCAAGTCTAGTACTGCCAGATGACCTGCAAAAAGATTTGACGATTGTA
This Neobacillus sp. YX16 DNA region includes the following protein-coding sequences:
- a CDS encoding D-arabinono-1,4-lactone oxidase, yielding MLSVTEEKAKEWTNWSGSVKSYPASILFPSSIQEVVEIVKAASQQNKKIRVVGAGHSFTRLVQTNEILISLENLHGVEKLDKEKGLAEVWAGTNLKELGEALYELGVSQENLGDINSQSIAGAISTGTHGTGIAFGSISTQVAAITAVNASGEVLDCSDEENPNLFKAFQVSLGTLGIIVKVTLRVVPKLHLSYKCYRTKLTDCLERLVPLKQENRHFEFYWFPYTDTVQVKLMNKTNEASFKNNKWSEWKKLALENGIYWLLSEVCRLLPSMSKTISRISAIGVPSIEESGPSHLLFATPRLVRFNEMEYSIPAEHLRAALEEMKKCIETHQFAVHFPIECRYVKRDDIWLSPANERDSAYIAVHMYKGMSHEEYFYHIEKILQKYEGRPHWGKIHTMTPEQLQKIYPKWNTFLHIREELDPAGLFLNDYLCSLLA
- a CDS encoding response regulator transcription factor, coding for MNILVCDDDKAIVDAIGIYLENEGYQVFKAFDGIEAIEIIDYQEIHLIIMDIMMPRMDGIRATMKIREDNKIPVIMLSAKSEDYDKILGLNIGADDYITKPFNPLELIARVKSQLRRYTSFGGLETKTNVYRTGGLIIDDESKTITVDGEIVHLTPVQYKIVKLLTANAGRVFSIEEIYEKVWNEAAFSPENTVTVHIRKIREKIEINPKEPKYLKVVWGVGYKVEKI
- a CDS encoding amino acid deaminase/aldolase, which translates into the protein MRDYQYYKSALQGIPLPYAFLDRDVLNENIHDILSRSKGKSIRLASKSIRSIGILRYIFQASPQFQGIMCYSPWEAIYLAKQGFQDLLLGYPVWDTTAIVAVTSKLKEDSPITFMVDCLDHVKHIEGIAEKEDVLIPLCVDLDMSSTMFGLHFGVHRSPLRTTVQALEVFKYIASSRYVYLDGIMGYEAQIAGLGDRYPSQTLKNKIVRFLKERSIHEVVQRRSDIVREVRSLGIPYRFINGGGTGSLRTTTSEEAVTEVTVGSGFYAPGLFDNYQDFRYQPALGFAIEIVRIPAPSIYTCLGGGYVASGATGNDKLPKPYLPQEATLLKNEGAGEVQTPIMYKGEESLQLGDPIFMRHSKAGELCERFTHLLIVSEGKVMDKVTTYRGDGACFL
- a CDS encoding sigma-70 family RNA polymerase sigma factor, giving the protein MQKKSDAELMQLIKEKYRPALEELYDRYIKLVYSFSLNSTKDPDKAKVIVQAVFMRIWTTENGYNPEKGQFVNWLLTITRNITIDHHRKEKRENVFVAIEQEQLEQIPGNPSNNPAEIVSRKLLREQIQKTYQYLSNNQIELIQWLYWEGYTLREIAEMKQEPLGTIKSRLHQTLKILRNHMVTEMGGMNK
- a CDS encoding RidA family protein, giving the protein MNNIDQRLQDLGIELQEATGPIYHYVPVMIHQGVAYISGQVPRINGEVPFQGKVGREVTIEQAQELAEMCVLKGLSSLKAAIGSLDKVEQVLKVTGYVQTAPGFFEPSKVLDAASELLYKIFGKKGHHARTAVGVAELPSNTPIEIDFIIAVKHEDRTR
- a CDS encoding sensor histidine kinase encodes the protein MDIKLKKYSHSITTKIIVFMVMITCFAGIVKAFVDVEEVNDGDLGIVFEENYFLSQAYVRETESIVSNLTRLLGEYKSEEHILKGGSITEEELRGEVDPFYLDFLSQSKSYNPNISEAENYEKFKTEYADQIARARDRLIKVDLREYHLLVQNLEEVKAPMYYASDGVNEYTNTTTERERFKTFPTYMMFEEYKRDIYPKEIRENERFNWITDRIDELNPESDVVAIAFTKGFLDEQIEEWKENKVIIKGIFYRLLAFLAGFILSFVYLLLVIGRNSFKDEELRMHAVDKLYVDLNFLLGMGLIFSWVALLEDVSSPNIDILVIPITIPVSVAVFVLILSLVRHFKNGTFFRHTLIYRIFYRLFQFVKNVYDSGSVGVKTVLIVIGYPIVVAATFFIFPITLGLAAWIAFRRVKSFQAIKEGVEKIKDGDIHHTIDVGGKGEFARLAANINSITDGLNKAVDSELKSERLKTELITNVSHDIRTPLTSIITYVDLLKKEKLPLKAEEYVEVLDQKSKRLKILTDDLFEAAKASSGSIPVQLERIDIVSLITQGLGEVSDKIEDYDLAFKFNYPKEKVYVAADGKLLWRSIENVLSNIFKYALKGSRVYIDVEDLGSEVLLTFKNISAYELNISADELMERFKRGDESRTSQGSGLGLSIAESLIDIQKGKFTIQVDGDLFKSMITLPKYN